Below is a window of Thermoanaerobaculia bacterium DNA.
GACTCCCTGGCTGTTGACCGTCCCCGCGATCTGCATTCCCCATTCGATCTGCTCGTGATACTGCGGGGAGTAATACGATCCGTACAACGTGCCGGACACGTTGGAGCCGGAGGTGACGAGCGTCATGCGCCCGGGACTCTGCGACCCGGGGGGAGGCATTCCCGCGCCGGAGCCCGCAATGATCGTGAACGTCACGTTCCACGTCCCCGCGACACTCGGCACCGTGGTCTGGACGGGACGAACTTCATGCATCTCGAATCCCGAGGGATCCTTGGTCGTCTGGTCGATGATCGCTCCCACGCCCTGGATGGCCGACAGGCCGCTCACGACCTCGGCCTTGACGATGATCGTGTCGTCTTCCCCCGGCGGGGAGATGCCCATGTACTTCACGACCTCGGGAACCCCGACGGTCTGGTACGGGGCGAGCCGGACGGTCCGGACGACTCCCGTCTCCTCGCACGTCGTCGTGGAGTAGGCGGTCAGCCGGACGTCGATCGTGTCGGCGACGAGCATGCTCTGGTCGTTGACGTAGCCGACGTTGTTCAGGAACATGTTCGAGTAGAGCTGCGGCGTCCCGGACAATCCGCGGGTGTCGCGAAACACGCCGTAGAGCGTCCGGGGCTCGTTGCGCCCGATGTCGTTGCTGTTCATGGAGACGCCGATCGTCCCCCCCGACATCCCGCCACCGCCCGATCCGACCTCGCTGTAGAACCGCGCCTGCAAGGATCCCTGCCCGGTCCCGAACCCCTGGAAGACCGCGAAGGCGGATCCGAGGAATCCGTCGGAAAGGAGAGACGCGGGAAGGAACTGCTGGTCGACCAGGTCCGCGATCAGGTCGTCGCTGTGAAAATTCGTCATCCCCTTCATCAGCGTGTCCGTCTCGTCGTTGGTGATGTTGCCGTACGCCGAGATCCCCTCGCCGGTTCGAAGGTCGTTGCCGTGGATCCAGAACGTCACGAGGGTCGCGGTGTCGGTGTTGTTCTGGATGTCGACCGACGTCCGGAAGAGGATGTCCTCGGCGCCGAGCAGACGCCCGATCACGGGCATGTTGCGGGGAACGCCGGAGGCGACCGCCGCGGCCGGAGCGGCGAGCGTTTCCAGATCCCCGGATTCATAGGAAACGAGGCGAAAACCCGAGGCCGAAACCGCGGAGGCGCACGCGAGCGCAAGGATCGCGGCCGTCGCGACGTATCGATTCACCGTTTTCATGGAAGTCACTCCTTCTCGAGAACGAATTCACGCTACGCTCGAGAGGGGCCCTTCCGCTTGATCCAACGGGATCAAAATGACTCGATCCGTTCGGGCGCTCCGCGGCGTTTTCCGCCTAGAATGCGCGCATGGGGAGCCCGCCCGGTTCTTACGACGTCGCCCGCGCCAACCGCGACCGCGCTTCCGAAGTCGAAAGACTCGGCCTCCAGGCCGCGATCGCGTGGAAGGCCGAAAAACGCGCGATGGAAGCCGCGGGGCTCTCCGACGGCCAGGAAGTCGTCGAGCTCGGGAGCGGGCCGGGGTTCGTCACCGGGCAGATCCTCGAAGCCTTCCCGCGCGCGCGCATCACGGCCCTCGACCGGGACGCGTCACTCTTCGCCGACGCGCAGGCGCATCTCGCCGGCCGAGGTCTCGAGCGGGTGACTTTCGTGCACGGCTCCGCCGACGCAACGGGGCTTCCTTCCGATCGCTTCGACTTCGGCTTCGCACGGCTCCTCTTCCAGCACCTTCCCGACCCCGACGCCGTCGCGCGCGAGGCGTTCCGGATCATCAAGCCGGGAGGCGCCTTCGCGATCATCGACGCCGACGACGATCTGCTCACGATCTTCGATCCCCCGATCCCCGGCTTCGCCGAGCTCGCGAAGAAGATCGCCGCGCTCCAGGCGAAGGCGGGCGGGAACCGCCGCATCGGCCGGAGGCTCTGGAGGATCCTCTCCCGCGCCGGCTTCACGGACGTCACGGTCGCGACGGCCGTCGCGCACAGCGACGAGCTCGGGACCGAGCCGTTCCGGCGACAGTTCGACATCGGAATGCTCACCCCGCTCGTCCGCGCGGGCGTGATGACGGCCGAAGAAATGAGCGCGCTCGAAGCGGCGGCGGCGGGTTACTGGGCCAATCCCGACCTGTTCGTGTTGCTCAACTACTTCGTGGTCTCGGGAAGGAAGCGCTAGCGGTGCGGTGATACGCGCCGTTATGCGGGCCCGGCGGGACCGCCGAACCCGTCTTCCGGCACGTCTGACCGCACCGCAGCGGTTCTCGAAAGGGCGATGCCTCCGTGTCAGGTGACGGGCGCCGTGCGCTTCGTGTCTTCCCTCACGCCGACAAACGGAAAAACTTGCGGAAATCAGCCTTGTTATCGACCGGTCGGCCACGCGCGGCGAGGCGCGAGCCCGGCCCGCTCCCCCGGTTTACTCCCCGAGGCGCCGTCAGACGGGTTGGAAGGCGGTTTCGGGCGGCCGGCCGACCGCTAAGGCGTACCGGTGAGCGTACGTCGTGCGGGCGGCAGGCCGAACGGACCCGCATAACGACCCGTATCACGGCGCCTCCTACTTCCCCGTGCGGATGTGGCGCGTCAGCGCGGGCTCGATATGCATCAGCCTCTCGTACAGCGCGAGCTGTCCGCGGTGGTACTCCTCCTGCGCGATCGCATGGTCGAGCCACGCGAGCTTCGTTCCCTTCAGGCCGTCGAAGCGGGTGATGGACTTCCTCATCTCCCGCTCGCCGGCGCGGCGAAGCTTCCTCTGCGCGTCGCCGATCGAGCTCCGGAGGAGTCGCAGGATCGCGGCGCGGTTCGTCGCCTTCGCCAGAGGCGCGGTGTAGAGCGCGAGGAGCTCGGGCCACGGCGCGCGGTGGAGGTCGGTGTCCTTCCGCGAGAGCTCGCCCGCGGCCATCATGCCGACCTCCAGGATATGCCGGAGGAGCTCAGCGACGGTCCGGGAGCGCGGCGTCGGCCGGAAGCCGTACTTCGACGCGGGAACGTTCTCCGCCTCCTCGATCACGCCTTCGCGCGCGCCGCGCCAGGCCTCGAGCGTTTCTTCGAGCGG
It encodes the following:
- a CDS encoding methyltransferase domain-containing protein is translated as MGSPPGSYDVARANRDRASEVERLGLQAAIAWKAEKRAMEAAGLSDGQEVVELGSGPGFVTGQILEAFPRARITALDRDASLFADAQAHLAGRGLERVTFVHGSADATGLPSDRFDFGFARLLFQHLPDPDAVAREAFRIIKPGGAFAIIDADDDLLTIFDPPIPGFAELAKKIAALQAKAGGNRRIGRRLWRILSRAGFTDVTVATAVAHSDELGTEPFRRQFDIGMLTPLVRAGVMTAEEMSALEAAAAGYWANPDLFVLLNYFVVSGRKR
- a CDS encoding DinB family protein encodes the protein MPKQHKLTPLEETLEAWRGAREGVIEEAENVPASKYGFRPTPRSRTVAELLRHILEVGMMAAGELSRKDTDLHRAPWPELLALYTAPLAKATNRAAILRLLRSSIGDAQRKLRRAGEREMRKSITRFDGLKGTKLAWLDHAIAQEEYHRGQLALYERLMHIEPALTRHIRTGK